From a region of the Synchiropus splendidus isolate RoL2022-P1 chromosome 12, RoL_Sspl_1.0, whole genome shotgun sequence genome:
- the eny2 gene encoding transcription and mRNA export factor ENY2: MSKESRMRATINQKLTEMGERERLKELLRVKLTECGWKDQMKAHCKEVIKEKGLEHVTVEDLVVEITPKGRALVPDSVKKELLHRIRAFLAQHAS; the protein is encoded by the exons ATGAGCAAAGAGTCCAGAATGAGGGCGACAATTAACCAAAAGTTGACAGAGATGGGTGAGCGAGAAAG GTTAAAGGAGTTGCTAAGAGTCAAGTTAACAGAATGTGGATGGAAGGACCAGATGAAGGCTCACTGTAAAG AGGTCATCAAAGAAAAGGGTTTGGAGCATGTGACGGTGGAGGACCTAGTGGTGGAGATCACTCCAAAAGGAAGAG cattGGTCCCTGACAGTGTCAAGAAAGAACTTCTGCATAGAATAAGAGCTTTCTTAGCTCAACATGCCTCCTAA